One window of the Doryrhamphus excisus isolate RoL2022-K1 chromosome 10, RoL_Dexc_1.0, whole genome shotgun sequence genome contains the following:
- the szrd1 gene encoding SUZ domain-containing protein 1 — MDEEVAESWEEAADNGEMEKRLEEKLKISQKEKESSNHLSSRSPLRTAMVIQDESLPSAPPPQIRILKRPSSNGSLDSPLSQNRPTPQVKSLAQREAEYAEARKRILGSACPEETAQDKNSTDRPTRTNSSNHTVRQPNSPDGTRGFRQHR; from the exons ATGGATGAGGAGGTGGCGGAAAGTTGGGAAGAAGCTGCTGATAACGGG GAAATGGAAAAACGGTTGGAGGAGAAGCTAAAAATCAGCCAGAAAGAAAA AGAGTCAAGTAACCACCTTTCTTCCCGCTCGCCACTGAGGACAGCCATGGTCATCCAGGACGAATCTCTACCATCAGCACCTCCTCCTCAAATCCGCATCTTGAAGCGGCCGAGCAGTAATGGCTCGCTGGACTCGCCCTTGAGCCAGAACCGACCCACGCCCCAGGTAAAGTCATTGGCTCAGCGGGAGGCGGAGTACGCCGAGGCCAGGAAGAGGATTTTGGGGAGTGCCTGCCCAGAGGAGACGGCTCAGGACAAGAACAGCACGGACAG gccCACTCGCACCAACTCCAGCAACCACACAGTCCGACAACCAAACAGTCCCGACGGCACCCGAGGCTTCCGACAGCACAGATAA